A portion of the Meriones unguiculatus strain TT.TT164.6M chromosome 11, Bangor_MerUng_6.1, whole genome shotgun sequence genome contains these proteins:
- the C11H5orf47 gene encoding uncharacterized protein C5orf47 homolog, translating to MAAAGSQQRQRQQPDGRRLIYVTRFASHRSGVWQLRGLGGFGGHRGPEPGARCAPEPGTGEELPTGSQAGVATTPGPDSSQLRRARGQAARAGLKQKNAAKEFDFPIPLNEASKIMKERKKVSAWNKVRRVISRMIAENENYRHRLKSQNLSTENTNWTKLT from the exons ATGGCAGCCGCAGGCAGCCAACAGCGACAACGGCAGCAGCCGGACGGGCGGCGCTTGATCTACGTGACCCGCTTCGCCTCCCACCGGTCTGGCGTGTGGCAGTTGAGGGGCCTCGGAGGTTTCGGTGGCCATCGAGGCCCAGAGCCTGGAGCCCGCTGCGCCCCGGAGCCAGGCACTGGAGAAGAGCTGCCCACCGGCTCTCAGGCTGGGGTCGCCACCACCCCAGGCCCTGACTCTTCCCAGCTGCGGAGGGCAAGAGGTCAAGCAGCGCGAGCAG gtttAAAGCAGAAAAATGCAGCTAAAGAGTTTGATTTCCCCATACCACTGAATGAAGCCTCCAAAataatgaaggaaaggaaaaag GTCTCAGCATGGAACAAAGTACGCAGAGTCATTTCCAGAATGATTGCAGAAAATGAAAACTACAGACACAGACTGAAGTCTCAAAATTTATCTACTGAA AATACTAACTGGACCAAATTAACATAA